The DNA window TCATCTTGTGTGAGCTCAACGACGGGGGAAAGGTTGTTGATCAGTCCTTTGGACAGGCGATAGTAGTAGTTTCCATTCTTTGCTACTTCGGCGGCTCGCTCGACTTGCAAACGTTCGAGTGAAGGGAGTTCGGTGCAAAGGGCATCGACGCCTTTTCGCAAGACGGGTTCCGATACACCAGCTGGAATAGTAATTAGTACAGGAGGCGTTATTTTGACAAGGTTTTTGCCCACCTAAGGAATTACCGAACTCGTCGCGCTCGTGAATCTGTCTCTCAAAAAATGCCTCCAATCTCTGTTTGAGACCGGCCAGTCTACCATTATCGCTTCTGGACATGTCTATTGTATGGTGCGCAATGAATCAGAAAGAGCTCTCCTAACCTCAAGATAAAATGAGATCAGGAAGGAACAAATGTCATCTTTTCGTCCTCATTGTCTGTTCTACGGCAGCCTGGTTTAATTCCCGGTCTTGTGCATAATGGCTGAAACGAGATGTACCAACATAGGTAGCCCCCAAAGCCAAGGATGTAGGACAAACAAGGCAGAGTCATGAAGTTCTGTACGACCTGCGGGCAAACCAACATGGTCAGCACTGCGAGCTCACCACCCACCAGAAAAGAACATCGCGATGGGAGTCAGGACTTTCGAAATGACAACGTAAAACAGCGGGTCAGTCATATCACCATTTTGGGAAGCACCCCACGGGGAAGTTTATTTTAGCCCTCTCCTGGACTGTTTACAAGTCATGACCCTTTGCATCCCAGTCCCTGTCTCAGCCTAGCAGGGGCCCGGGTGTGTGTCACAGAAGAGACATTGGAGCGTGCTCACAGCCTGATTTCGTATGCGGGGATGTATGGTGCAGTGCATATATTCCGTATCTAAACCAACAAGTACTTGCGTCATCCTCAAAGCCCAATCCTGTCTGCCTTGAGGGTGTAGTGTAGTGTCGTCGGTCGTCTGGCAAGCTTACCTGCGACAAACAAGATCGACATGATCCTACTGCGTTCAAAATGGCAGAGTTCGCCTCAGCCATCCTGagttttgttgttgctggtctTGCTTCATGGAGGAGAATCGATCAAGTTGTCAACTCGATAAAAAATGCTCCAAGGAATGTCGAACATTGGAAAGTGGTGGGAGGAGTGTTGGCCGAGTCACTTCGTCTGATGGACACGAGGATCAGGGCCCGACAAGGCAATTTGACAAGACCGGAGCAGAATCTCTGCAAAGCCATCGATAAGTTCACAAGAGACTTTATGGATGATCTCCAAAAATTGGAAAGAACAATAGACCCAAGAAAGAGTGGTAACAAATATTGGCTGCCTCTCAAGCTGAAGCTTCAAGAGGACCGCCAGTTACTTGAGCGTCTGAGTCGCAATACCCAGATCTTCCAGTTAAGTGCTATTGGTCTATCGTTGTATGTTGATTTCAACCTCTCACTCTGCACAATACTAACAGTTTCGCCAGATTAGATCCCCCTTCTACATCCGTCTCTGGTCCTATTGTTAGTGTCAACCGAGTCCAACAGTTTCTCGAGGTCATCAGCGATGAAAATCCCGAGAAACTAGACGAAGATGAACAACCCGATTTAAACAGATGGAGAGAAGCGCTATATGAAGTCGCCGATGTAGCAGCTCAACGCGAATTTCCGGACCCTGCGTTGGCCAATACCTCCCCGCCAGTAACACCAAATACATTCAGCAGCAACGAGGCATCCAGAAGGCCTTCAGGTGTCATCAGCCCCGAGGAGCTAAAATACAGGTTCGAAGCCGCCATCTCTCGGTCAAAGCGCATGTACGAAGCCGGACTACCAATGATCGCAAAGAAGGCACACGAAGAAGCGATACAGCATCGAAAAGAGATGCAGTCAACGGATGAGGATGTGATTGCGACTTCGGTGTCGGTTTCAATTCAGATGGAGATCTCCTATATCCGTATCATCAAAGCTTGTGTGCCACACGTCAAGTCTTACGAAGCGCTTGCATGGGAGCGATTGAGTAACCTTATAGAAAGTCTTCTCGAGGAATCTGGCCTCGATGTCAACCCTGAGTTTTGCAATGAACAGGAACAAGTTGGCACTCTATGCGCCGAACTACGCGATCGCGAGGAAGCAATAAAGCTCTTGAGATTATCACTCAATACATATTTGTCTGATCCCAGCAACAACGAGGACAAGATACAGCGAACATCGATGCTGATATGCGAACAGTACGAGTGTTTAGGACAATGGGATAATCTAGATGCTTTCAAGAGGATATTATCCAGGAGACTACTATACGACCCTACTTCTGAACCCAATGCACTCGCAAAGACAATAAATTGGTGTCACAAAAATGACTTCCAAGCCGCAGAAATAGATGGACGTCTTTCTTTACCGGATGAGTACTTGGTTAATGGTACACTACTCCACAAGGCAGCTGCAGACATGGTTATCCAGCCAGAGGTTATTCATCAACTAGTTCTCACAGTATATCATGCAACTCCAGACATCAACGGTGATACGCCTCTACTGGTGGCGGTTCAACACTCAAACAACACTGTACTGCGAGCGCTATTGCGAGTCACTAGCTCAGTCCATGTATGGGATTCTAAAGGACGGACGCCGTTGCATCGATGTGATAATGTAGGTACGATGGAGTTGCTTCttgaagagatcaagaagccTGTGCACCATTCGCCTTCTACAGAGCTGGGCCTCAAGCTGGTCCATATAGACTCAACTGACGCATATGGAAGAACAGCTCTTCATGAGGCATGCGATGGAGGGAACGAGAGCATGGTAAGTCTTTTGCTACACGAGGGTGCGGACGTCAATCTCGTCTCAGGGTTGAACGAAACGCCATTGATGCTCGCTTGTGCTCCAAACGAGTATAAAGGCAGAAAGAAATTGAGCAGGGACAGGCGGCGGATCTTGGAGATGCTAGTGAACCGCAATGCAGACACGACGTACAAAGACGACCGAGGAAACCTGGCAGTAACCAAAAGTTTAAAGATTAGAGGCTACAGCGATGCCGATATTGAGAGAATGTTGtcgccggacccgagaagaagattTACTGGAAACTTAGGGCATGGAAGAAACTCAGACTCGACAGTTGGTGAGTCTGAAAGATCATCTTCCGTGGCGCTAAGCACATCAAGTTCGCCCGTTGAACTGGCGGGAGACATCCCAACAAGGTCATACGAACTGGACACATCACCGCCACATTCCAACCGCAATATACCGACCCATGATACATGGTCCAACCTCCAGCTGGTTGAGTTGGAAGGGTCCGTGTCAGGTGCGACAGCTGTAGAAGCAAACTACGGGACAGTGAATGGAACGGCTGAACCATCGAACCAAAAATTCCTCGTGACCGGGACTATGAAGAGTATACGGCGAAAGATGAGGATACGGAGAGGTTGATCTACAATGAAGGAGAGGCGTTAATAAATTGTGTTGGAAATGATTGACAAACGTGACACGAGTACATTGTGGGATTGCTAAGCTTGCGCCTGGCCTATCCCATCATCTTTATTAAGTTGCTAGTTCTTTGAACATAGCAAACACCGGCAGATATTCCCCAAAACTCTATGAGACTTTTCACCGCGCCAACGCCTCAGCATCATACAGGACTACTGCCTCTCGCTAGCATCAGGTCTTCATTTTTTCATCCCCGATAATGATGTGGTGTAATAGGATCGTTTGGCGTGTCATAATCGCCACCCAAGTTTTTCGTTACAGGTTCCCGGCAAAGCCTCCCTGCATCGCGAATCTTATCTGGTAATCTCGTAGATCCGCCCAGTGTCGCagttcttcctcctcatcctGTGATGTCATTTGTGATGGATCCTGTGCATCGATACCTCCTCCATTGCCGGGGCCTGTCTTTTCCAGCTTGACTAAGATGTTGATTAACTGCGACAGCGCCTCTTCTGATTTGACCGCGAATGGCCCCTTTCGCTCCGGTGCGTCATTGAGAAGTGTTGACGCTACTTGACGAATCTTGTTGATGAGTGATCCGCCATTGGGCTCCATATTTCGCTGCGAAATAGATCCCAGGACTGTGAGCAGATTCTGCACAATGAGCTCACGCTCTGCCGACATGAAATCGTGTATTTCCTTCTCGTCAGCATCTTGAGccgccttctcctcctctgaATGGCCCTCGATAGGATTGTTGtcctgttgctgctgctccgTCAGGTGGACATCCCGGAGGTCAAAATACAACTCCACAAAGTATGAACGGGTGGCAAGCTGTGAAACAAAAATGTTGGCTTTTTGTATCTCATACTGGAGATGTCGACGCCGCGCGGGCTGGTTCTTGATCACATTGCGTAGGTCGTGGGCCGGCTGGCTGTTGGGCCAAGCAGGGGGCGCATACTGCATGCCAGAGTCGTCGAAGCTGGTCAGTGCATTTGCTTCGATTCCGTGATCTCCAAGTTGTAGCTCAGGTGGCAGATTGTCGGTGATACTCTTGGCCGCAAGCAGACCGTCTCGAAGGAGGATTCGCTGGTCTGCCCAGGGTAGGGTGCTCATACCGTAAGCTAGCTCAAGACTCACAATACCGTTCATCGTAGTGTAGATATCGATCGCAAAGCGGAATCCGGTTAACAAGGTAACACTGCCATCTTGTTGGTGGATGACTTCGTTGGCAAGAACACAGATATCGTCAACATTTTCAGGATATGCAGGATAGGGCAGACTAGGTGTAGATGGGGCAATGACCATATCAGCAGACGATGCACCAAGCTGCGAGAAAGATCTGTTATATGTTAGTTTGGCTCATAATAATCTATGATTAATACGTACCGCACGCCTAGAAGCAGGCAGTAGAAAATGCGTTTCCCGATCTGATCCTTGACATGGTTGAAAGGCAGAGGATCTGGCGAACAATTGTCATTGCCAAAGGTTGGCAGATCGCCGGGGTGCTTCGGCCGGTTAAAACCCAACTCGCGAAGGAGGGTCAGGGTCTCGGCCATAAACTGGCCTGAGGCGTTCCATTGGTGAGTATATCCCGAAGCGAGACCTAAAAAGTAGCTGGTCGCAGCGTCATCTAGCGTTTTGGGCTGCTTGAGTTGCCATTTACTCCCACGTGTCAACAAAGCAATCTCACGGCATTTTTCAACCATGACAATAGCTCTAGGAAACAGATGAGTACTGTGCTGGGCCTTGAGGTGCTCTCTCGCGCTTCTGGGAAAGGACGCAACAAGGGTACATATCATACTCGCCAGTAACCCGAGAAACTCGGGCTTGGTACGGTCTTCGCGGTTTGCGAAAGATTGACGGAACGTCGGCTCATGAGGGAAGGGTGCAAGTGGGTGGATGTAGGTGAAAAAGTCATCAACGAGGAGTTCCAAGACTGGCATGGGAGCAATAGCTTCAGCATCCAGAACACCCTCGGTCGAAATGTTCATCAACGTCTTGGCG is part of the Fusarium poae strain DAOMC 252244 chromosome 4, whole genome shotgun sequence genome and encodes:
- a CDS encoding hypothetical protein (BUSCO:10167at5125), whose amino-acid sequence is MHIPKRYPQSISDKSQFLFGSITSNNRASADNQPSRSRNHSDPIQTSPLRRRLQGSRSAYSSSAYRVELRAPPPPLQAQARRRSDLVVFLAMSDSPPPSPSSHATAHAYASNGLEMLQAASDAAHAIIDSPQNLQHAALAAAEAVGHQQQQQQQQQQQQHQHQHQHQSMDQPSQEALPHTSELPTQLMPGNGAVMRDPTINPKLTRLRRACDMCSMRKVKCDDSNIPCRPCRELGVDCTFNRETKRRGPPNKHAEAAKAAKRTRPDIPAAAAAAAAVFESLSPSPQTAAKTLMNISTEGVLDAEAIAPMPVLELLVDDFFTYIHPLAPFPHEPTFRQSFANREDRTKPEFLGLLASMICTLVASFPRSAREHLKAQHSTHLFPRAIVMVEKCREIALLTRGSKWQLKQPKTLDDAATSYFLGLASGYTHQWNASGQFMAETLTLLRELGFNRPKHPGDLPTFGNDNCSPDPLPFNHVKDQIGKRIFYCLLLGVRSFSQLGASSADMVIAPSTPSLPYPAYPENVDDICVLANEVIHQQDGSVTLLTGFRFAIDIYTTMNGIVSLELAYGMSTLPWADQRILLRDGLLAAKSITDNLPPELQLGDHGIEANALTSFDDSGMQYAPPAWPNSQPAHDLRNVIKNQPARRRHLQYEIQKANIFVSQLATRSYFVELYFDLRDVHLTEQQQQDNNPIEGHSEEEKAAQDADEKEIHDFMSAERELIVQNLLTVLGSISQRNMEPNGGSLINKIRQVASTLLNDAPERKGPFAVKSEEALSQLINILVKLEKTGPGNGGGIDAQDPSQMTSQDEEEELRHWADLRDYQIRFAMQGGFAGNL
- a CDS encoding hypothetical protein (SECRETED:SignalP(1-17)) translates to MAEFASAILSFVVAGLASWRRIDQVVNSIKNAPRNVEHWKVVGGVLAESLRLMDTRIRARQGNLTRPEQNLCKAIDKFTRDFMDDLQKLERTIDPRKSGNKYWLPLKLKLQEDRQLLERLSRNTQIFQLSAIGLSLLDPPSTSVSGPIVSVNRVQQFLEVISDENPEKLDEDEQPDLNRWREALYEVADVAAQREFPDPALANTSPPVTPNTFSSNEASRRPSGVISPEELKYRFEAAISRSKRMYEAGLPMIAKKAHEEAIQHRKEMQSTDEDVIATSVSVSIQMEISYIRIIKACVPHVKSYEALAWERLSNLIESLLEESGLDVNPEFCNEQEQVGTLCAELRDREEAIKLLRLSLNTYLSDPSNNEDKIQRTSMLICEQYECLGQWDNLDAFKRILSRRLLYDPTSEPNALAKTINWCHKNDFQAAEIDGRLSLPDEYLVNGTLLHKAAADMVIQPEVIHQLVLTVYHATPDINGDTPLLVAVQHSNNTVLRALLRVTSSVHVWDSKGRTPLHRCDNVGTMELLLEEIKKPVHHSPSTELGLKLVHIDSTDAYGRTALHEACDGGNESMG